In a single window of the Pseudomonas sp. B21-015 genome:
- a CDS encoding MFS transporter yields MANPYRILFQAPGTKGFSLAGLLARLPLPMTGIGIITMLSQLRGSYALAGAVSATFVLTYALMSPQVSRMVDRYGQRRVLPLSAGISVLGILLLLACTYWHTPDWTLFVAAVLAGFMPSMSAMVRARWTAIYRGKPHLQTAYSLETVLDEVTFIAGPPISVGLSVAVFPQAGPLAAVVLLAIGALALAAQVSTDPPVESAEQKSTRTTSIFRLADVRLLTLLMVAMGVIVGTVDIVSVAFAEQMGSPAAASIVLSCYAIGSCAAGLLFGALKLKTPLHKLLLLGGLATAATTLPLLMAGNIASLSGAVLVAGLFFAPTMIVAMSLVERIVPERQLTEGMTWLLAGLNVGVAMGAAASGQLVDMEGARYGFSVALAAGAAVLLVTIWGYRQMREHSLAASYSV; encoded by the coding sequence ATGGCCAATCCGTACCGAATACTGTTCCAAGCCCCCGGCACCAAGGGATTCTCCCTGGCAGGCCTCCTCGCCCGTTTGCCGCTCCCCATGACAGGTATCGGCATCATCACCATGCTTTCGCAGTTGCGGGGCAGCTACGCACTGGCAGGCGCGGTTTCTGCCACCTTCGTCCTGACGTATGCATTGATGTCACCGCAAGTTTCACGCATGGTGGATCGATACGGTCAGCGCAGGGTACTGCCCTTGTCTGCTGGTATCAGCGTTTTGGGTATTCTTCTACTGCTTGCCTGTACTTACTGGCATACGCCCGATTGGACTTTGTTCGTGGCCGCTGTGTTAGCGGGCTTCATGCCGAGCATGTCGGCCATGGTCCGCGCTCGCTGGACTGCGATCTACAGGGGCAAGCCGCACCTGCAAACAGCTTACTCACTCGAAACCGTGCTGGACGAAGTGACATTTATTGCAGGCCCCCCGATTTCTGTTGGTTTGAGTGTGGCCGTCTTCCCCCAGGCAGGACCGTTAGCGGCAGTTGTACTGCTGGCGATTGGCGCACTTGCTTTGGCAGCACAAGTATCCACCGATCCGCCAGTAGAATCCGCTGAACAAAAGAGCACGCGAACAACCTCAATCTTTCGTCTGGCGGACGTCCGACTATTAACATTGCTGATGGTCGCGATGGGCGTCATCGTTGGAACGGTCGATATCGTGAGTGTCGCGTTCGCTGAACAAATGGGCAGTCCGGCGGCGGCCAGTATTGTGTTGTCCTGTTACGCCATCGGCTCGTGCGCCGCGGGCTTGTTGTTCGGTGCGCTAAAACTGAAAACGCCGTTGCACAAACTCTTGCTGTTGGGTGGCCTTGCAACTGCCGCAACGACACTGCCCTTGTTGATGGCTGGTAACATTGCCAGCCTCTCGGGAGCAGTGTTGGTGGCCGGGTTATTCTTTGCGCCCACCATGATTGTGGCAATGTCCTTGGTTGAGCGAATTGTGCCGGAACGACAATTGACCGAAGGCATGACCTGGCTACTGGCAGGCTTGAATGTTGGGGTGGCGATGGGTGCTGCGGCGTCGGGCCAACTCGTGGATATGGAAGGTGCTCGCTATGGGTTTAGCGTTGCTCTGGCAGCCGGAGCCGCTGTATTGCTAGTAACTATTTGGGGGTATCGACAGATGCGAGAGCACTCGCTTGCGGCATCGTACTCGGTATGA